A single region of the Deltaproteobacteria bacterium genome encodes:
- the groL gene encoding chaperonin GroEL (60 kDa chaperone family; promotes refolding of misfolded polypeptides especially under stressful conditions; forms two stacked rings of heptamers to form a barrel-shaped 14mer; ends can be capped by GroES; misfolded proteins enter the barrel where they are refolded when GroES binds) produces the protein MAAKEIKYEAKAREAILTGINILSDAVKVTLGPKGRNVLLEKSFGPPTITKDGVTVAKEIELEDKFENMGAQMVKEVASKTSDVAGDGTTTATLLAQSIYREGQKLVSAGLNPMQLKRGIEMAVDTAVEALTKLSKPTKDQKEIAQVGSISANNDTTIGNIIAEAMNKVGKEGVITVEEAKSMETSLEVVEGMQFDRGYLSPYFVTDPEKMETVLEDPYILLNESKISNMKDLLPVLEQIAKLGKPFLIVAEDVEGEALATLVINKLRGTLTACAVKAPGFGDRRKAMLEDISILTGGQVISEDLGIKLENVNLEDLGQAKRIIIDKDNTTIIDGAGSKSDLEGRVKQIRAQIDETTSDYDREKLQERLAKLIGGVAVINVGAATEIEMKEKKARVEDALNATRAAVEEGIVPGGGVAFLRIIPALNKIEAEGDLAQGIAIVKRALEEPIRQIANNAGREGAIVVEHIKTKKGAIGFNAETNEYEDLMQAGVIDPTKVVRFALQNAASVSALLLTTEATVAEKKEEEKGGPPAMPGGGGMGGMGGMY, from the coding sequence ATGGCTGCTAAAGAAATTAAATATGAAGCAAAAGCCAGAGAAGCCATTTTGACAGGCATCAACATCCTTTCCGACGCGGTTAAAGTCACCTTGGGCCCCAAGGGTCGGAACGTGCTTTTAGAAAAATCTTTTGGACCTCCCACCATCACCAAGGATGGTGTGACCGTGGCCAAGGAGATTGAGCTCGAGGACAAGTTTGAGAATATGGGGGCCCAGATGGTTAAAGAGGTAGCTTCCAAGACCTCTGATGTGGCTGGTGACGGAACAACTACCGCGACTTTGCTGGCCCAATCCATTTATCGTGAGGGCCAGAAGCTGGTCAGCGCTGGATTGAATCCCATGCAGCTCAAGCGCGGCATCGAGATGGCCGTGGATACTGCTGTTGAAGCCTTAACAAAACTATCCAAACCGACCAAGGACCAGAAAGAGATCGCTCAGGTCGGTTCCATTTCCGCCAATAATGACACCACTATTGGAAACATCATCGCCGAAGCCATGAACAAGGTTGGTAAGGAAGGCGTCATCACCGTTGAAGAAGCCAAGTCCATGGAAACCAGCCTCGAAGTGGTTGAAGGCATGCAGTTCGATCGCGGCTACCTCTCCCCTTATTTTGTAACCGATCCGGAGAAGATGGAGACGGTGCTCGAAGACCCTTACATCCTGCTGAACGAAAGCAAGATCTCCAATATGAAAGACCTGCTGCCCGTTCTGGAGCAGATCGCCAAGCTGGGGAAACCTTTCCTGATTGTGGCTGAGGATGTTGAAGGTGAAGCGCTGGCCACGCTGGTAATCAACAAGCTGCGCGGTACCTTGACGGCCTGTGCTGTCAAGGCTCCTGGCTTTGGAGACCGGCGAAAGGCCATGTTGGAGGATATTTCTATACTTACAGGCGGTCAGGTCATCTCCGAGGACCTGGGTATCAAGCTGGAGAACGTGAATCTGGAGGACCTGGGTCAGGCCAAGAGGATCATTATTGACAAGGACAACACCACCATTATTGATGGCGCGGGCTCCAAGTCCGATCTTGAGGGTCGGGTCAAGCAGATTCGAGCTCAGATTGACGAGACCACTTCTGACTATGACCGGGAGAAGCTCCAGGAGCGCCTGGCCAAGCTAATTGGCGGTGTGGCCGTAATTAATGTCGGCGCAGCCACTGAGATTGAGATGAAGGAAAAGAAGGCCCGGGTCGAGGATGCCTTGAACGCTACCCGTGCCGCTGTGGAAGAAGGCATCGTGCCCGGTGGCGGCGTGGCCTTCCTGCGTATTATTCCAGCCTTAAATAAAATTGAAGCTGAGGGCGACCTGGCTCAGGGCATCGCTATTGTCAAGCGAGCTCTGGAGGAGCCTATTCGCCAGATCGCCAACAATGCGGGTCGTGAAGGCGCAATCGTCGTTGAGCATATCAAGACGAAAAAGGGCGCTATCGGTTTTAATGCTGAAACTAATGAGTACGAGGACCTCATGCAAGCCGGCGTCATTGACCCAACCAAGGTGGTCCGATTCGCTTTGCAAAATGCTGCCTCTGTCTCCGCCCTGCTTCTCACCACCGAGGCTACGGTTGCGGAAAAGAAGGAAGAGGAGAAAGGCGGCCCACCAGCCATGCCCGGCGGCGGCGGTATGGGTGGTATGGGCGGTATGTATTAA
- the groES gene encoding co-chaperone GroES produces the protein MKVRPLQDRVLVQRIEEEEKTKGGIIIPDTAKEKPQEGKIMAVGKGKVLENGTKVKPDVKTGERILFSKYAGTEIQIEGEEYLIMREDDILGIIE, from the coding sequence ATGAAAGTACGACCACTTCAAGATCGTGTTCTCGTTCAGAGGATTGAGGAGGAAGAGAAGACAAAGGGAGGCATAATCATTCCAGATACTGCCAAGGAAAAACCCCAGGAAGGCAAGATCATGGCCGTCGGGAAAGGCAAGGTGCTGGAAAATGGAACAAAAGTCAAACCTGATGTCAAGACCGGGGAACGGATTCTGTTCAGCAAGTATGCCGGGACAGAGATCCAGATAGAGGGTGAAGAATACCTTATCATGCGCGAAGACGATATACTCGGCATCATCGAATAA
- a CDS encoding RlmE family RNA methyltransferase: protein MADFWSRKAREEKYPSRSVYKLKEVDLKYHLLRPGYRVLDLGSAPGGWMMYASERVGPQGRVVGLDLQPLKIRLAANMRFRQANVLEINPETLVEHGKFRLVISDLAPKTTGAKGVDQSRSLELTRAAFNLCQAVLLEEGAFLVKVFEGPDLTEFLNEFRSVFKTVRRVKPKSSRRFSSEIFGLGLNFKG, encoded by the coding sequence ATCGCTGACTTCTGGTCCCGCAAGGCTCGGGAAGAAAAATATCCATCCCGCTCAGTTTATAAACTCAAAGAGGTGGACCTGAAATACCACCTGCTCCGGCCCGGATACAGGGTCCTGGACTTAGGCTCCGCCCCGGGCGGATGGATGATGTATGCCTCAGAGCGTGTGGGACCGCAGGGACGGGTCGTCGGTCTGGACCTTCAACCGTTGAAAATTCGTCTGGCGGCTAACATGCGATTCAGGCAGGCCAATGTGCTTGAGATCAACCCTGAAACGCTGGTTGAGCACGGAAAGTTCCGCCTGGTAATTTCCGACCTGGCTCCGAAAACAACAGGGGCTAAAGGAGTGGATCAGTCCCGGTCGCTTGAGTTGACCAGGGCGGCATTTAACCTGTGTCAAGCCGTGCTTCTTGAAGAGGGCGCTTTCCTGGTTAAGGTATTTGAAGGGCCGGACCTAACTGAATTCTTGAATGAATTCAGATCAGTATTTAAAACCGTCCGTCGGGTTAAACCGAAAAGCTCTCGACGGTTCAGCTCTGAGATCTTCGGACTGGGATTAAATTTCAAGGGCTAA
- a CDS encoding YebC/PmpR family DNA-binding transcriptional regulator, whose amino-acid sequence MSGHNKWSSIKHKKGVTDAKRGKLFSQLIKEITVAARLGGGDPDGNPRLRAAVTAAKTANMPKNNIDRAIKKGTGELEGVTYEEYFFEAYGPGGTAVLIQIMTDNKNRATADVRHMLSKHGGNLGESGCVSWMFSKKGLITFDRDSVDEDEIIETTLEAGAEDIDTEGNEVEVITAPEDFEAVKEAFDKKGTGYVSAEVAMVSQATVNLDAETAPKVLKLMEALEDLEDVQKVWSNFDISDEVMERL is encoded by the coding sequence GTGTCGGGGCATAATAAATGGAGTTCTATAAAGCATAAAAAGGGCGTTACTGACGCCAAGCGGGGGAAACTTTTTTCTCAGTTAATCAAGGAGATCACGGTGGCGGCCCGCCTTGGGGGAGGGGATCCTGATGGCAATCCACGCCTGCGCGCCGCCGTTACCGCAGCCAAGACCGCGAATATGCCTAAGAACAACATTGATCGTGCCATCAAGAAAGGCACAGGCGAGCTTGAAGGCGTGACCTATGAAGAATATTTTTTCGAAGCCTACGGCCCTGGCGGGACAGCGGTCCTGATTCAGATCATGACTGATAACAAGAACCGGGCTACGGCCGATGTCCGGCACATGCTGAGCAAGCACGGCGGGAACTTAGGCGAGAGCGGCTGCGTATCCTGGATGTTTTCTAAAAAGGGATTAATTACCTTTGATCGGGACAGTGTGGATGAGGATGAAATCATTGAGACCACCCTTGAAGCCGGGGCTGAGGATATTGACACCGAAGGCAACGAAGTCGAGGTTATCACCGCCCCTGAAGATTTTGAGGCCGTCAAAGAGGCCTTTGACAAGAAAGGGACCGGATATGTCTCGGCCGAGGTGGCAATGGTCTCTCAGGCCACCGTAAACCTTGACGCCGAGACGGCGCCTAAAGTTTTAAAGCTGATGGAGGCTTTGGAAGACCTCGAAGACGTGCAAAAGGTCTGGTCGAACTTTGATATTTCCGATGAGGTCATGGAGCGTCTTTAA
- the ruvC gene encoding crossover junction endodeoxyribonuclease RuvC, with the protein MTVALGIDPGSKVTGYGLVTKEGPELKFVAAGFIKADRRAPLPDRLNQIFCGLQEIIKRHAPDEVAVEDIFYAKNVRSAIRLGHMRGVALLAAAAADLPVYEYASTAIKMAVVGYGRATKDQVNLMVKHLLKTDQDLSPDASDALAAAICHLNQNPLLSREKRQR; encoded by the coding sequence GTGACTGTTGCCCTTGGCATTGATCCCGGTTCCAAGGTCACTGGATACGGTTTGGTGACCAAGGAGGGCCCTGAGCTAAAGTTTGTGGCCGCTGGTTTTATCAAGGCCGACCGCCGGGCTCCCTTACCTGACCGTTTAAATCAAATCTTTTGCGGACTCCAGGAGATTATTAAAAGACACGCGCCGGATGAGGTTGCGGTCGAGGATATTTTTTACGCCAAGAACGTCCGTTCGGCCATTCGGCTGGGACACATGCGTGGCGTGGCCTTGCTGGCGGCCGCCGCGGCTGACTTGCCTGTTTATGAGTATGCGTCTACCGCCATCAAGATGGCCGTGGTCGGTTATGGTCGAGCCACCAAGGATCAGGTCAACCTTATGGTCAAGCACCTGTTAAAAACAGACCAAGACTTGAGCCCGGACGCTTCAGACGCCCTGGCTGCAGCCATATGCCACCTTAACCAGAACCCGCTCTTAAGTAGAGAGAAACGGCAACGATGA
- the ruvA gene encoding Holliday junction branch migration protein RuvA, which yields MIAFLQGALKEKSASAVVIMSGGVGYEIFIPLSTFYALPEEEKEVSLHVKTILRDDSMQLFGFLTRAEKETFLLLNSVSKIGPRLALNILSGITPTELVQAIIQKDVPRLNSVPGVGVKTAERLILELKDKVSQLTSVVPEEILPTTPTVFDQVGQDVISALLNLGYRKAEAEKALVAARAEAGDGAELSDLLRHILKILQKA from the coding sequence ATGATCGCTTTTCTCCAAGGCGCTCTCAAAGAAAAATCAGCCTCCGCAGTGGTGATTATGTCCGGGGGCGTCGGCTATGAAATCTTCATCCCCCTCTCTACGTTTTACGCTTTGCCTGAGGAAGAAAAAGAGGTATCCCTGCATGTTAAAACCATCCTGCGGGATGACTCGATGCAGCTCTTCGGCTTTCTGACCAGGGCGGAAAAAGAGACTTTCCTTCTACTCAACTCCGTGTCCAAGATCGGTCCCCGCTTGGCCCTCAATATTCTTTCAGGCATCACACCGACGGAGCTGGTCCAGGCCATAATCCAGAAGGACGTGCCCCGCCTCAATTCAGTGCCAGGTGTGGGCGTAAAAACGGCGGAACGACTTATCCTTGAGCTTAAGGACAAGGTGTCTCAACTGACCTCAGTGGTTCCCGAAGAAATCCTCCCAACCACACCCACGGTCTTTGACCAGGTCGGGCAGGATGTGATCTCGGCCTTGCTGAATTTAGGGTATCGAAAGGCCGAAGCTGAAAAGGCGCTGGTGGCCGCCCGGGCCGAGGCTGGTGATGGCGCTGAGCTGTCAGACTTGCTGCGACACATCCTGAAAATACTGCAGAAGGCTTGA
- the ruvB gene encoding Holliday junction branch migration DNA helicase RuvB has translation MGDRIVDPGRLPDESVFEIGLRPKSFSEFIGQDEVKNNLSVFVQATRARGEALDHVLLYGYPGLGKTTLAGILAHELGVGFKSTSGPVLERPGDLAAILTNLQPNDIFFVDEIHRLNYVIEEILYPAMEEFQLDIIIGQGPGARTVKLDLAPFTLVGATTRAGLLSPPLRDRFGVLLRVEFYITEDLTRIVTRAAQVLDVTLEAEGAWEIARRSRGTPRVANRLLRRVRDFAEVQADGVITRDVADASLKKLSVDSIGLDNLDRKLLRTIIEKFDGGPVGLDTLSTSVGEERDTIEDVCEPFLLQQGLINRTPRGRTATRRAYEHLGLKLPHKEGQGSLF, from the coding sequence ATGGGCGATCGGATTGTTGACCCAGGCCGTCTTCCTGATGAATCTGTCTTTGAAATAGGGCTTCGGCCCAAGTCTTTTTCTGAGTTCATAGGTCAGGATGAAGTTAAAAACAACCTGTCTGTCTTTGTGCAGGCGACCAGGGCTCGGGGTGAGGCCCTGGACCATGTGCTCCTGTATGGATATCCAGGCCTGGGTAAGACCACTTTAGCCGGTATACTGGCCCACGAACTCGGCGTCGGCTTCAAGAGCACCTCAGGCCCGGTGCTGGAAAGACCCGGCGATCTGGCGGCTATCCTGACCAACCTTCAGCCTAATGACATCTTTTTTGTTGATGAGATTCATCGGCTCAACTATGTCATCGAGGAAATTCTTTATCCTGCCATGGAAGAGTTCCAGTTGGACATCATCATCGGTCAGGGGCCTGGCGCTCGAACGGTTAAGCTGGACCTTGCCCCATTCACCCTGGTCGGAGCCACGACCAGAGCCGGCCTCCTTTCTCCTCCACTGCGGGACCGCTTCGGAGTGTTGCTGCGCGTGGAATTTTATATCACCGAAGACCTGACCAGGATTGTTACACGAGCGGCCCAGGTCCTGGACGTGACCCTGGAGGCCGAGGGCGCCTGGGAGATCGCCCGCCGCTCTCGCGGAACACCCCGGGTAGCCAATCGCCTCCTGCGCCGTGTCCGCGATTTTGCCGAGGTTCAGGCCGATGGCGTTATCACGCGGGACGTGGCAGACGCTTCCCTGAAAAAGCTCTCGGTGGACTCCATTGGGCTTGATAATCTGGACCGCAAGCTCCTGAGGACCATCATCGAAAAATTCGACGGCGGTCCGGTTGGGCTGGACACCCTGTCTACCAGTGTGGGTGAAGAGCGAGACACAATTGAAGACGTATGCGAACCGTTCCTCCTTCAACAGGGCCTTATCAACCGCACGCCTAGAGGCCGCACGGCCACGCGTCGGGCTTATGAACACCTGGGGCTGAAGCTGCCTCATAAAGAGGGGCAAGGCAGCCTGTTTTAA
- the surE gene encoding 5'/3'-nucleotidase SurE, producing the protein MNILLTNDDGIHAPGLRALFQNLSLEHRVFIVAPESEQSAVGHAITLTDPIKVKEIYNETRFYGYAISGTPADCVKVALADLLEIKPDAVISGINLGANVGINILYSGTVSAATEAAMLGLPALAVSLNTYTNPDFTYAADFTRRLIRELASLNLAPHVCLNVNVPPLPQDRICGVVWTKQYQTGFKENFTKRLDPRGNIYYWQGGEKTHLHSDPDSDVSLLAQNMITITPIKHDLTHYQELVRLKGFCMKP; encoded by the coding sequence ATGAACATCCTGCTGACAAATGATGATGGCATACACGCTCCAGGATTGCGAGCCCTCTTCCAAAACCTGTCTTTGGAGCACCGCGTCTTTATTGTGGCTCCGGAATCGGAACAGAGCGCTGTCGGCCATGCCATTACCCTGACCGACCCCATCAAGGTTAAAGAAATATATAATGAGACTCGATTTTATGGCTACGCCATCAGCGGCACACCCGCGGACTGCGTCAAGGTGGCTCTGGCCGACCTGCTTGAGATCAAACCAGATGCGGTAATCTCGGGGATCAATCTCGGGGCCAACGTCGGAATCAACATCCTGTACTCCGGGACGGTTTCAGCCGCCACCGAGGCCGCTATGCTGGGTTTGCCTGCTCTAGCCGTCTCTCTCAACACTTATACGAATCCGGATTTCACATATGCCGCTGACTTTACTCGCCGGCTGATCAGGGAATTGGCCAGTTTGAATCTAGCGCCGCATGTCTGCTTGAATGTCAATGTGCCGCCGCTTCCTCAGGACAGAATTTGCGGAGTAGTTTGGACTAAACAGTACCAGACCGGCTTTAAAGAGAATTTTACAAAGCGATTGGACCCCAGAGGCAACATCTACTACTGGCAGGGAGGCGAGAAGACGCACCTGCATTCTGATCCTGATTCAGACGTGAGTCTGCTTGCACAAAATATGATCACCATTACCCCGATCAAACATGACCTGACCCATTACCAGGAGTTGGTCCGTCTCAAAGGCTTTTGCATGAAACCTTAA
- a CDS encoding dodecin domain-containing protein, which produces MPDSRVARVTEIIAASSKSFDDAIKTGFSRSSKTLRNITGMRVLEQRVAVDKDKITEYRVRMEVIFVLDD; this is translated from the coding sequence ATGCCAGATAGCCGGGTAGCCAGGGTAACGGAGATTATTGCCGCTTCGTCAAAGAGTTTCGACGACGCCATAAAAACTGGTTTCAGCAGATCATCAAAGACGCTGCGCAACATAACCGGGATGCGCGTTCTGGAGCAGCGTGTTGCTGTGGATAAGGATAAAATCACTGAGTATCGGGTCCGCATGGAGGTTATTTTTGTACTGGATGATTAA